A genomic segment from Streptomyces sp. NBC_00459 encodes:
- a CDS encoding MinD/ParA family ATP-binding protein, with protein sequence MAGDGDLESGSTMRISPAAAQRDFAERAAAEAPQNQQEQQAPQEPVVVADGGGESGDDSVGAAVEGEAVAAVAGNTPESVDAMDTVDDVDDVDDVDGLVEPVTEGQVVADRAGTEDEGHEGTDVSEVTEEAVSSAAPPVQLQEAEPQDQDAIEDAVPPQDVEPTDANTTTDAQDGELDEATAVDVEPEVPVATDPVATEPVAAEIAEGTEPEAAAEPEDAEPVPDAVDDVRGSAPVGPPPGSVPSAPLNMPPLPEGAPGTVPPSWAPSAKSQGGLPPLPPSYQPAGAPASAGQWPAQPQPQPPTQPEAGPVQPQAASAAPAPGRPQPPAVPGQQPPVPSAQPPFQPQAPQPAPAAWNAPPATPQAGYGFPPPHPAAAAPAPSPGAPPAGYGFPPQAASSAPTGPNAQDGYGFPPPGDRPPAPNAQGGHGAFPPPGAPVPNPAGPNAQGGHAFPPPGTPAPTPDAPPAGYGFPQPGAPTPNPVGPNAQGGYGFPAPATPAPAPDDSPAGYGFPHPAAPAADPAHTAGPAPAAPHPQGGYGFPQPGAPAPNPASPNAQGGHAFPPPGTPAPATAPSTPAPTPDAPPAGYGFPHPGQPVAPGGPTDTTGPAPTPAHPQSGYGLPQPAAPAPDPAGPNAQGGDGFPAPATPAPAAATAPSTPAPAPGAPAGYGFPHPGALAAPGSPQPPAPATPGHPAPPAPANAAPPSPAPAPTAPDPQDGYGFPPPAGPPAPAQPGYGFPHPGGPDGAPGGYGFPFPQAPAQEVPPQPQVPQQFEAPHPQGVPQSPPHVPGQQVPGAVPPSPPQPAYGRPEPQGMPGVPQPGHPAGPQPPVDPRTGAAWPQPMQHDQRQMTNPGVAPLGYTAAVELSSDRLLNNKKQKAKSGRPAASSSRFKIGGKKEEAERQRKLELIRTPVLSCYRIAVISLKGGVGKTTTTTALGSTLATERQDKILAIDANPDAGTLGRRVRRETGATIRDLVQAIPYLNSYMDIRRFTSQAPSGLEIIANDVDPAVSTAFNDEDYRRAIDVLGRQYPIILTDSGTGLLYSAMRGVLDLADQLIIISTPSVDGASSASTTLDWLSAHGYADLVSRSLTVISGVRETGKMIKVEDIVSHFETRCRGVITVPFDEHLAAGAEVDLDMMRPKVREAYFNLAAMIAEDFVRHQQMHGLWTSDGNPPPVAAPPLPGQQQIHGQPAQGQPYPAPPGQPGQYPPPPQPGQPYPPHQPYGYPPQPGQPYQPPQQQPQPPQPGYPQQQ encoded by the coding sequence GTGGCGGGGGACGGCGACCTGGAGAGCGGCTCGACCATGCGGATCTCCCCTGCCGCCGCGCAGCGCGACTTCGCGGAGCGCGCCGCTGCCGAGGCCCCCCAGAACCAGCAGGAGCAGCAGGCGCCACAGGAGCCGGTGGTCGTGGCTGACGGCGGCGGTGAGTCCGGTGACGACTCCGTCGGTGCGGCCGTCGAGGGCGAGGCTGTCGCTGCTGTTGCGGGGAACACCCCTGAGTCCGTGGACGCCATGGACACCGTGGACGACGTAGATGACGTAGATGACGTAGATGGCTTGGTGGAGCCCGTCACAGAGGGTCAGGTTGTCGCGGACCGGGCGGGAACCGAGGACGAGGGCCACGAAGGTACTGACGTCAGCGAGGTCACCGAAGAAGCGGTGAGCAGCGCCGCGCCCCCGGTCCAGCTCCAGGAGGCCGAGCCCCAGGACCAGGACGCCATTGAGGACGCCGTACCGCCGCAGGACGTCGAGCCCACGGACGCGAACACGACGACCGACGCCCAGGACGGCGAGCTTGATGAAGCGACGGCGGTCGACGTGGAGCCCGAGGTGCCTGTAGCCACGGACCCGGTGGCCACCGAGCCTGTAGCCGCCGAGATCGCCGAGGGCACGGAGCCCGAGGCTGCCGCTGAGCCCGAGGACGCGGAGCCGGTTCCGGATGCGGTCGACGATGTGCGGGGCTCGGCGCCGGTGGGCCCCCCTCCGGGCTCGGTGCCCAGCGCACCGCTCAACATGCCCCCGCTGCCGGAGGGCGCGCCCGGGACCGTGCCACCCTCGTGGGCTCCCTCGGCGAAGTCCCAGGGCGGGCTGCCGCCGCTGCCTCCGTCGTACCAGCCGGCCGGTGCTCCCGCCTCGGCGGGACAGTGGCCCGCCCAGCCTCAGCCTCAGCCCCCGACTCAGCCGGAAGCCGGGCCTGTCCAGCCCCAGGCCGCATCGGCCGCCCCGGCACCGGGCCGGCCTCAGCCTCCCGCCGTGCCGGGCCAGCAGCCGCCCGTACCGTCTGCGCAGCCCCCGTTCCAGCCGCAGGCCCCCCAGCCCGCGCCCGCCGCCTGGAACGCTCCTCCGGCAACCCCGCAGGCGGGGTACGGCTTCCCGCCTCCCCACCCGGCAGCGGCGGCCCCTGCGCCGTCACCGGGTGCGCCGCCCGCCGGCTACGGATTCCCGCCACAGGCAGCGTCGTCCGCCCCCACGGGGCCCAACGCCCAGGACGGATACGGCTTCCCGCCCCCGGGCGACCGGCCTCCGGCCCCGAACGCCCAGGGCGGCCACGGCGCCTTCCCTCCGCCGGGCGCACCTGTCCCGAACCCGGCAGGCCCCAACGCCCAAGGCGGGCATGCCTTCCCTCCCCCGGGCACCCCGGCCCCCACGCCGGACGCTCCCCCGGCCGGATACGGCTTCCCACAGCCGGGCGCACCCACCCCCAACCCCGTGGGCCCCAACGCCCAAGGCGGGTACGGCTTCCCGGCTCCCGCCACCCCGGCCCCCGCGCCCGACGACTCCCCTGCCGGGTACGGCTTCCCGCACCCGGCAGCACCGGCCGCCGACCCGGCCCACACCGCGGGCCCGGCGCCCGCTGCACCTCACCCCCAAGGCGGTTACGGCTTCCCCCAGCCCGGCGCACCCGCCCCGAACCCGGCGAGCCCCAACGCCCAGGGCGGGCATGCCTTCCCGCCCCCGGGCACCCCGGCCCCCGCCACGGCCCCGAGCACTCCTGCCCCCACGCCGGACGCTCCCCCGGCCGGATACGGCTTCCCGCACCCCGGACAGCCTGTCGCTCCCGGGGGTCCCACCGACACCACAGGCCCGGCGCCCACACCTGCCCACCCCCAGAGCGGCTACGGCCTGCCCCAGCCGGCAGCACCCGCCCCGGACCCGGCAGGCCCCAACGCCCAAGGCGGGGACGGCTTCCCGGCTCCCGCCACCCCGGCCCCAGCCGCAGCCACCGCGCCGAGCACTCCGGCCCCCGCGCCGGGCGCTCCCGCCGGGTACGGCTTCCCGCACCCCGGCGCCCTGGCCGCCCCCGGCTCCCCCCAACCCCCGGCTCCCGCCACCCCGGGTCACCCTGCTCCCCCGGCACCGGCCAACGCCGCACCCCCGAGCCCCGCGCCCGCACCGACCGCGCCCGACCCCCAGGACGGGTACGGCTTCCCGCCCCCCGCCGGTCCTCCCGCGCCCGCGCAGCCCGGGTACGGGTTCCCGCACCCCGGGGGGCCCGACGGAGCGCCCGGTGGGTATGGGTTCCCCTTCCCGCAGGCGCCCGCGCAGGAGGTGCCGCCGCAGCCTCAGGTGCCGCAGCAGTTCGAAGCACCTCACCCGCAAGGCGTGCCTCAGTCGCCCCCGCACGTGCCGGGGCAGCAGGTACCGGGTGCCGTTCCCCCGTCGCCCCCGCAACCGGCCTACGGCCGGCCGGAGCCGCAGGGCATGCCCGGAGTTCCGCAGCCGGGGCATCCCGCCGGGCCGCAGCCGCCCGTGGATCCGCGTACCGGGGCCGCCTGGCCGCAGCCCATGCAGCACGACCAGCGGCAGATGACCAACCCCGGTGTCGCGCCGCTCGGTTACACCGCGGCCGTCGAGCTGTCCTCCGACCGGCTGCTCAACAACAAGAAGCAGAAGGCGAAGAGCGGCCGGCCCGCGGCCTCGTCCTCCCGGTTCAAGATCGGCGGGAAGAAGGAGGAGGCCGAGCGGCAGCGCAAGCTCGAACTGATCCGTACACCGGTGCTGTCCTGCTATCGCATCGCCGTCATCAGCCTCAAGGGCGGTGTCGGCAAGACGACCACGACCACCGCGCTCGGCTCGACCCTCGCCACCGAGCGGCAGGACAAGATCCTCGCCATCGACGCCAACCCGGACGCCGGCACGCTCGGCCGCCGCGTGCGGCGCGAGACCGGGGCCACCATCCGTGACCTCGTCCAGGCGATCCCGTACCTCAACTCGTACATGGACATCCGGCGGTTCACGTCCCAGGCGCCGTCCGGGCTGGAGATCATCGCCAACGACGTCGACCCGGCCGTCTCCACAGCCTTCAACGACGAGGACTACCGGCGCGCGATCGACGTGCTGGGCAGGCAGTACCCGATCATCCTGACCGACTCCGGTACCGGACTGCTCTACAGCGCCATGCGCGGCGTACTCGACCTGGCCGATCAGCTGATCATCATCTCGACGCCGTCCGTGGACGGTGCCAGCAGCGCCAGTACGACGCTGGACTGGCTGTCCGCGCACGGGTACGCGGATCTGGTCTCGCGGTCCCTCACCGTCATCTCGGGCGTGCGCGAGACCGGCAAGATGATCAAGGTGGAGGACATCGTCTCCCACTTCGAGACGCGCTGCCGGGGCGTCATCACCGTGCCCTTCGACGAGCATCTCGCCGCCGGTGCCGAGGTCGACCTCGACATGATGCGGCCCAAGGTGCGCGAGGCCTACTTCAACCTCGCCGCGATGATCGCCGAGGACTTCGTACGCCACCAGCAGATGCACGGGCTGTGGACCTCGGACGGCAACCCGCCCCCGGTCGCCGCCCCACCGTTGCCGGGACAGCAGCAGATTCATGGTCAGCCGGCGCAGGGACAGCCGTACCCGGCCCCGCCCGGTCAGCCGGGGCAGTACCCGCCGCCGCCCCAGCCCGGCCAGCCGTACCCGCCGCACCAGCCGTACGGCTACCCGCCGCAGCCGGGGCAGCCCTACCAGCCGCCTCAGCAGCAGCCCCAGCCTCCGCAGCCCGGTTACCCGCAGCAGCAGTAG
- a CDS encoding DUF397 domain-containing protein, producing the protein MAEAQGAQDTTAAQDEDVKARKERERDELYSLDISGVEWHGAPGTEEHEERVEIAYLPDGAVAMRSSLDHDTVLRYTEAEWTAFVLGARDGEFDLEPTELNGGLAAAEAGPSGSASGASTDSGGDVE; encoded by the coding sequence ATGGCGGAGGCACAGGGCGCTCAGGACACCACGGCCGCGCAGGACGAGGACGTCAAGGCGCGCAAGGAGCGGGAGCGGGACGAGCTGTACTCCCTCGACATCTCGGGCGTCGAGTGGCACGGCGCCCCCGGTACGGAGGAGCACGAGGAGCGGGTCGAGATCGCCTATCTTCCCGATGGCGCGGTGGCCATGCGGTCGTCCCTGGACCATGACACCGTCCTCCGTTACACGGAGGCGGAGTGGACGGCGTTCGTGCTCGGGGCGCGCGACGGGGAGTTCGACCTGGAGCCGACAGAGCTCAACGGAGGGCTCGCGGCGGCCGAGGCCGGGCCTTCGGGTTCGGCTTCTGGCGCGAGTACGGATTCGGGCGGGGACGTGGAGTAG
- the rpsO gene encoding 30S ribosomal protein S15, whose amino-acid sequence MSLDAAVKKQLISEFGTKEGDTGSPEVQVAMLSRRISDLTEHLKTHKHDHHSRRGLLILVGQRRRLLQYLAKKDIQRFRALVDRLGIRRGAAGAK is encoded by the coding sequence GTGTCGCTCGACGCCGCAGTGAAGAAGCAGCTCATTTCCGAGTTCGGTACCAAGGAGGGCGACACCGGCTCCCCCGAGGTCCAGGTCGCGATGCTCTCGCGTCGTATCTCGGACCTGACGGAGCACCTCAAGACGCACAAGCACGACCACCACTCCCGTCGTGGTCTGCTGATCCTCGTCGGTCAGCGTCGCCGCCTTCTCCAGTACCTGGCCAAGAAGGACATCCAGCGCTTCCGTGCGCTGGTCGACCGCCTCGGCATCCGCCGCGGTGCGGCGGGCGCCAAGTAA
- a CDS encoding polyribonucleotide nucleotidyltransferase, whose amino-acid sequence MENETHYAEAVIDNGSFGTRTIRFETGRLAKQAAGSAVAYLDDDTMVLSATTASKKPKENLDFFPLTVDVEERQYAAGKIPGSFFRREGRPSEDAILTCRLIDRPLRPSFKKGLRNEIQVVATIMALNPDHLYDVVAINAASASTQLAGLPFSGPIGGVRVALINGQWVAFPTHTELEDAVFDMVVAGRVLEDGDVAIMMVEAEATEKTIALVAGGAEAPTEEVVAAGLDAAKPFIKVLVKAQADLAAKAAKPTGEFPVFLDYQDDVLEALTAAVKSELSQALTIAGKQDREAELDRVKEIAAEKLLPQFEGREKEISAAYRSLTKSLVRERVIKDKVRIDGRGVTDIRTLAAEVEAIPRVHGSALFERGETQILGVTTLNMLRMEQQLDTLSPVTRKRYMHNYNFPPYSVGETGRVGSPKRREIGHGALAERAIVPVLPSREDFPYAIRQVSEALGSNGSTSMGSVCASTMSLLNAGVPLKAPVAGIAMGLISQEIKGETHYVALTDILGAEDAFGDMDFKVAGTKEFVTALQLDTKLDGIPASVLAAALKQARDARLHILDVMMEAIDTPDEMSPNAPRIITVKIPVDKIGEVIGPKGKMINQIQEDTGAEITIEDDGTIYIGAQVGSQAEAARATINSIANPTMPEVGERYLGTVVKTTTFGAFVSLLPGKDGLLHISQIRKLAGGKRVENVEDVVAVGSKVQVEIAEIDSRGKLSLIPVIEGEGDEDKKDDTDQ is encoded by the coding sequence GTGGAGAACGAGACCCACTACGCCGAGGCCGTCATTGACAACGGTTCCTTCGGCACCCGCACCATCCGCTTCGAGACGGGCCGCCTGGCCAAGCAGGCCGCCGGCTCCGCCGTGGCGTACCTGGACGACGACACCATGGTGCTGTCGGCCACCACAGCTTCCAAGAAGCCCAAGGAAAATCTCGACTTCTTCCCCCTCACGGTGGACGTCGAGGAGCGCCAGTACGCGGCCGGGAAGATCCCCGGTTCCTTCTTCCGTCGTGAGGGCCGGCCTTCCGAGGACGCGATCCTCACCTGCCGCCTCATTGACCGCCCGCTGCGCCCGTCCTTCAAGAAGGGCCTGCGCAACGAGATCCAGGTCGTCGCCACGATCATGGCGCTCAACCCCGACCACCTGTACGACGTCGTGGCGATCAACGCCGCCTCCGCGTCCACGCAGCTGGCCGGTCTGCCCTTCTCCGGCCCGATCGGCGGCGTCCGCGTCGCACTGATCAACGGCCAGTGGGTCGCGTTCCCGACGCACACCGAGCTCGAGGACGCAGTCTTCGACATGGTCGTCGCCGGTCGCGTCCTGGAGGACGGCGACGTCGCGATCATGATGGTCGAGGCCGAGGCCACCGAGAAGACCATCGCGCTGGTCGCGGGTGGCGCCGAGGCGCCGACCGAGGAGGTCGTCGCCGCCGGTCTGGACGCCGCGAAGCCCTTCATCAAGGTGCTCGTCAAGGCCCAGGCCGACCTCGCCGCCAAGGCCGCCAAGCCCACCGGCGAGTTCCCCGTCTTCCTCGACTACCAGGACGACGTCCTGGAGGCCCTGACCGCCGCGGTCAAGAGCGAGCTCTCCCAGGCGCTCACCATCGCCGGCAAGCAGGACCGCGAGGCCGAGCTGGACCGCGTCAAGGAGATCGCCGCCGAGAAGCTGCTCCCGCAGTTCGAGGGCCGCGAGAAGGAGATCAGCGCGGCCTACCGCTCGCTGACCAAGTCCCTGGTCCGTGAGCGCGTCATCAAGGACAAGGTCCGCATCGACGGCCGTGGCGTCACGGACATCCGTACGCTCGCCGCCGAGGTCGAGGCCATCCCGCGCGTGCACGGCTCGGCGCTGTTCGAGCGTGGCGAGACCCAGATCCTGGGCGTCACCACCCTCAACATGCTCCGGATGGAGCAGCAGCTGGACACCCTTTCGCCGGTGACCCGCAAGCGCTACATGCACAACTACAACTTCCCGCCGTACTCCGTCGGCGAGACCGGCCGCGTCGGCTCCCCCAAGCGCCGCGAGATCGGCCACGGCGCGCTCGCCGAGCGCGCGATCGTGCCGGTCCTGCCGTCGCGCGAGGACTTCCCGTACGCGATCCGTCAGGTGTCCGAGGCCCTCGGCTCCAACGGCTCGACGTCCATGGGCTCGGTCTGCGCCTCCACCATGTCGCTGCTGAACGCCGGTGTGCCGCTGAAGGCCCCCGTCGCCGGTATCGCCATGGGCCTGATCTCCCAGGAGATCAAGGGCGAGACGCACTACGTCGCCCTCACCGACATCCTCGGTGCGGAGGACGCCTTCGGCGACATGGACTTCAAGGTCGCCGGCACCAAGGAGTTCGTGACCGCCCTCCAGCTCGACACCAAGCTGGACGGCATCCCGGCCTCCGTCCTGGCCGCCGCTCTCAAGCAGGCCCGTGACGCCCGCCTCCACATCCTCGACGTGATGATGGAAGCGATCGACACGCCGGACGAGATGTCCCCCAACGCCCCGCGGATCATCACCGTCAAGATCCCCGTGGACAAGATCGGTGAGGTCATCGGCCCCAAGGGCAAGATGATCAACCAGATCCAGGAGGACACCGGCGCCGAGATCACGATCGAGGACGACGGCACCATCTACATCGGTGCCCAGGTCGGCTCGCAGGCCGAGGCGGCCCGCGCGACGATCAACTCGATCGCCAACCCGACCATGCCGGAGGTCGGCGAGCGCTACCTGGGTACGGTCGTGAAGACGACCACCTTCGGCGCGTTCGTGTCGCTGCTCCCGGGCAAGGACGGTCTGCTGCACATCTCGCAGATCCGCAAGCTCGCCGGCGGCAAGCGCGTGGAGAACGTCGAGGACGTGGTGGCCGTCGGCTCCAAGGTCCAGGTCGAGATCGCCGAGATCGACTCCCGCGGCAAGCTGTCGCTCATCCCGGTCATCGAGGGTGAAGGCGACGAGGACAAGAAGGACGACACCGACCAGTGA
- a CDS encoding M16 family metallopeptidase, translated as MTSSSSTATARTSSEARAVARTQTLIKGTNGIGTVRKTTLPGGLRIVTETLPSVRSATFGIWAHVGSRDETPTLNGATHYLEHLLFKGTTRRSALDISSAIDAVGGEMNAFTAKEYTCYYARVLDTDLPLAIDVVCDMLTGSLILEDDVNVERGAILEEIAMTEDDPGDCVHDLFAHTMLGDTPLGRPVLGTVDTVNALTADRIRRFYKKHYDPTHLVVAAAGNVDHNKVVRQVRAAFEKAGALKKPDAAPIAPRDGRRSIKAAGRVELLGRKTEQAHVVLGMPGLARTDERRWALGVLNTALGGGMSSRLFQEVREKRGLAYSVYSYTSGFADCGLFGVYAGCRPSQVHDVLKICRDELDHVAEHGLSDEEIGRAIGQLRGSTVLGLEDTGALMNRIGKSELCWGDQMSVDDMLARIAEVTPDAVREVAHEILGQRPSLAVIGPLKDKQAARLHEAVA; from the coding sequence GTGACGTCGAGCAGCTCCACGGCGACGGCCCGCACCTCTTCGGAGGCGCGGGCCGTCGCCCGTACGCAAACCCTGATCAAGGGCACCAACGGCATCGGCACGGTCCGTAAGACCACCCTCCCGGGCGGCCTGCGCATCGTCACCGAAACCCTGCCGTCGGTCCGCTCCGCGACCTTCGGCATCTGGGCCCACGTCGGCTCCCGCGACGAGACGCCGACCCTGAACGGCGCCACGCACTACCTGGAGCACCTGCTCTTCAAGGGCACCACGCGCAGGTCGGCGCTGGACATCTCCTCCGCGATCGACGCGGTCGGCGGCGAGATGAACGCGTTCACGGCGAAGGAGTACACGTGCTACTACGCGCGTGTGCTCGACACCGACCTCCCGCTCGCCATCGACGTCGTCTGCGACATGCTCACGGGCTCCCTGATCCTCGAAGACGACGTCAACGTCGAGCGCGGCGCCATCCTCGAAGAGATCGCGATGACGGAGGACGACCCGGGCGACTGTGTGCACGACCTGTTCGCGCACACCATGCTCGGTGACACCCCCCTGGGCCGCCCGGTCCTCGGCACGGTCGACACGGTCAACGCCCTCACGGCGGACCGCATCCGCCGCTTCTACAAGAAGCACTACGACCCGACCCACCTCGTCGTCGCGGCGGCCGGCAACGTCGACCACAACAAGGTCGTACGCCAGGTCCGCGCGGCCTTCGAGAAGGCCGGCGCCCTCAAGAAGCCCGACGCCGCGCCGATCGCCCCGCGCGACGGCCGCCGCAGCATCAAGGCGGCCGGCCGCGTCGAACTGCTCGGCCGCAAGACCGAGCAGGCCCATGTCGTTCTCGGCATGCCGGGTCTGGCCCGCACGGACGAGCGCCGCTGGGCACTGGGCGTGCTCAACACGGCCCTCGGCGGCGGGATGTCGTCCCGGCTCTTCCAGGAGGTCCGGGAGAAGCGGGGCCTTGCGTACAGCGTGTACTCCTACACGTCCGGCTTCGCCGACTGCGGCCTCTTCGGCGTGTACGCGGGCTGCCGGCCCTCGCAGGTCCACGACGTGCTGAAGATCTGCCGCGACGAACTCGACCACGTCGCCGAGCACGGCCTCTCCGACGAGGAGATCGGCCGCGCCATCGGCCAGTTGCGCGGTTCGACGGTCCTCGGCCTGGAGGACACGGGTGCGCTGATGAACCGTATCGGCAAGAGCGAACTGTGCTGGGGCGACCAGATGTCCGTCGACGACATGCTGGCCCGGATCGCCGAGGTCACCCCGGACGCGGTCCGTGAGGTCGCCCACGAGATCCTGGGACAGCGCCCGTCGCTGGCGGTCATCGGCCCGCTCAAGGACAAGCAGGCGGCACGCCTGCACGAAGCGGTCGCCTGA
- the dapB gene encoding 4-hydroxy-tetrahydrodipicolinate reductase, with amino-acid sequence MSKLRVAVLGANGRIGAEAVRAVEAAEDMELVAALGRGDKLETLVDTGAQVAVELTTPASVMGNLDFCVRHGIHAVVGTTGWTDERLAQLTGWLAQFPETGVLIAPNFSIGAVLTMKFAQIAAPYFESVEVIELHHPNKVDAPSGTAARTAQLIAEARAKAGSAPAPDATVTALDGARGANVDGVPVHSVRLRGLLAHQEVLLGGEGETLTVRHDSLHHSSFMPGILLGVRRVVDTPGLTFGLEHFLDLG; translated from the coding sequence ATGAGCAAGCTGCGCGTGGCGGTCCTCGGCGCCAACGGCCGTATCGGTGCCGAGGCGGTACGGGCGGTCGAGGCCGCCGAGGACATGGAACTGGTCGCCGCCCTCGGCCGGGGCGACAAGCTGGAGACGCTCGTCGACACCGGTGCCCAGGTCGCGGTCGAGCTGACCACCCCGGCCTCGGTGATGGGCAACCTCGACTTCTGTGTGCGCCACGGCATCCACGCGGTCGTCGGCACCACCGGCTGGACCGACGAACGCCTCGCGCAGCTCACCGGCTGGCTGGCCCAGTTCCCCGAGACGGGCGTGCTCATCGCGCCCAACTTCTCCATCGGGGCCGTACTGACCATGAAGTTCGCGCAGATCGCGGCACCGTACTTCGAGTCGGTCGAGGTCATCGAGTTGCACCACCCGAACAAGGTGGACGCACCCAGCGGCACCGCGGCACGTACGGCGCAGCTCATCGCCGAGGCCCGGGCCAAGGCGGGCTCGGCTCCGGCGCCGGACGCCACGGTGACGGCGCTGGACGGCGCCCGGGGCGCGAACGTGGACGGGGTGCCCGTGCACTCCGTACGCCTGCGTGGCCTCCTGGCCCACCAGGAGGTCCTGCTGGGCGGCGAGGGCGAGACGCTGACCGTCCGCCACGACTCGCTCCACCACAGCAGCTTCATGCCGGGCATCCTGCTCGGCGTGCGCCGCGTCGTGGACACCCCGGGCCTCACCTTCGGCCTGGAACACTTCCTCGACCTCGGCTGA
- the thyX gene encoding FAD-dependent thymidylate synthase, with protein sequence MSPTPDDEFKIDLRSEVTVELVKHSAADSDVLFAARVSTVGEQSLDELGKDPERSTGLINYLMRDRHGSPFEHNSMTFFISAPIFVFREFMRHRVGWSYNEESGRYRELQPVFYVPDTSRKLVQQGRPGKYVFVEGTPEQHELVEHAMEDSYRQAYRAYQQMLAQGVAREVARAVLPVGLFSSMYATCNARSLMHFLGLRTQHELAKVPSFPQREIEMVGEKMEAEWATLMPLTHAAFNANGRVAP encoded by the coding sequence GTGAGCCCCACCCCCGACGACGAGTTCAAGATCGACCTGCGCAGCGAGGTGACCGTCGAGCTGGTCAAACACAGCGCGGCCGACTCCGACGTGCTGTTCGCGGCCCGTGTGTCGACCGTCGGGGAGCAGTCCCTGGACGAGTTGGGCAAGGACCCGGAGCGCTCGACGGGGCTGATCAACTACCTCATGCGGGACCGGCACGGCAGCCCGTTCGAGCACAACTCCATGACGTTCTTCATCAGCGCCCCGATCTTCGTCTTCCGCGAGTTCATGCGACACCGCGTGGGGTGGTCGTACAACGAGGAGTCGGGGCGGTACAGGGAGCTGCAGCCCGTGTTCTATGTGCCGGACACGTCGCGCAAGCTGGTCCAGCAGGGGCGACCGGGCAAGTACGTGTTCGTCGAGGGCACTCCTGAGCAGCACGAACTCGTGGAGCACGCCATGGAGGACTCGTACCGCCAGGCGTACCGTGCCTACCAGCAGATGCTCGCGCAGGGCGTCGCCCGTGAGGTCGCCCGCGCGGTCCTCCCGGTCGGCCTGTTCTCGTCGATGTACGCCACCTGCAACGCGCGCTCACTGATGCACTTCCTCGGCCTGCGCACACAGCACGAGCTGGCGAAGGTGCCGTCGTTCCCGCAGCGGGAGATCGAGATGGTCGGCGAGAAGATGGAGGCGGAGTGGGCGACCCTCATGCCGCTGACCCACGCGGCCTTCAACGCCAACGGCAGGGTGGCGCCGTGA
- the dapA gene encoding 4-hydroxy-tetrahydrodipicolinate synthase: protein MAPTSTPQTPFGRVLTAMVTPFTADGALDLDGAQRLATHLVDAGNDGLVINGTTGESPTTSDAEKSDLVRAVLEAVGERAHIIAGVGTNDTHHSIELARAAEKTGAHGLLTVTPYYNKPPQEGLYRHFAAIADATELPVMLYDIPGRSGVPISTETIVRLAEHPRIVANKDAKGDLGRASWAIARSGLAWYSGDDMLNLPLLSVGAVGFVSVVGHVVTPELRTLVEAYASGDVQKATEIHQKLLPVFTGMFRTQGVMTTKAALTLQGLPAGPLRAPMVELSADEIAQLKIDLAAGGVQL from the coding sequence ATGGCTCCGACCTCCACTCCGCAGACCCCCTTCGGGCGGGTCCTCACCGCCATGGTCACGCCGTTCACGGCGGACGGCGCGCTCGACCTCGACGGCGCACAGCGGCTCGCCACCCACCTGGTGGACGCAGGCAATGACGGCCTGGTCATCAACGGCACCACCGGCGAGTCGCCGACCACCAGCGACGCGGAGAAATCGGATCTCGTACGAGCCGTACTGGAGGCGGTCGGCGAGCGGGCCCACATCATCGCGGGCGTCGGCACCAACGACACCCACCACAGCATCGAACTGGCCCGCGCGGCCGAGAAGACCGGTGCCCACGGCCTCCTGACGGTGACGCCGTACTACAACAAGCCCCCGCAGGAGGGCCTGTACCGGCACTTCGCGGCCATCGCCGACGCCACCGAACTCCCGGTCATGCTGTACGACATCCCCGGCCGCAGCGGCGTCCCGATCAGCACCGAGACGATCGTCCGACTCGCCGAGCACCCCCGGATCGTCGCCAACAAGGATGCCAAGGGAGACCTCGGCCGAGCCAGCTGGGCCATCGCCCGCTCCGGCCTCGCCTGGTACTCCGGCGACGACATGCTGAACCTGCCGCTGCTCTCCGTGGGCGCGGTCGGCTTCGTCTCGGTCGTCGGCCATGTCGTCACGCCCGAGCTGCGCACCCTCGTCGAGGCGTACGCCTCCGGGGACGTCCAGAAGGCCACCGAGATCCACCAGAAGCTGCTCCCGGTCTTCACGGGCATGTTCCGTACCCAGGGCGTCATGACCACCAAGGCCGCGCTCACCCTCCAGGGCCTGCCCGCCGGGCCGCTGCGCGCTCCCATGGTCGAGCTGTCGGCCGACGAGATCGCCCAGCTCAAGATCGATCTTGCTGCCGGCGGGGTACAGCTCTGA